One Eubacteriales bacterium mix99 genomic window carries:
- the upp gene encoding uracil phosphoribosyltransferase → MSNVHVMNHPLIQHKLTLIRDKNTGVKEFRELVEEVSLLMAYEVTRDLPLEKIEVETPIGRAKCQTIAGKKLGVIPILRAGLGMVDGMTTLIPTAKVGHIGLYRDPETLEPVEYYCKLPTDVEERDLIVVDPMLATGGSASAAIGFLKKKGAKSIKLVCLIAAPEGIARLQREHGDVDIYAAAVDERLNDHGYIIPGLGDAGDRLFGTK, encoded by the coding sequence ATGTCAAACGTACATGTGATGAACCATCCGTTGATCCAGCATAAGCTGACTCTGATCCGGGATAAGAATACGGGTGTGAAAGAATTCCGGGAGCTGGTGGAGGAAGTTTCCCTGCTGATGGCTTACGAGGTAACGCGGGATCTGCCTTTGGAGAAGATTGAGGTGGAAACGCCCATCGGGAGAGCCAAATGCCAGACCATCGCCGGAAAGAAGCTGGGCGTGATACCGATTCTCCGAGCCGGTCTCGGGATGGTCGACGGGATGACGACGCTGATTCCCACTGCCAAAGTGGGTCACATCGGCTTGTACCGGGATCCGGAGACGCTGGAACCGGTGGAATACTACTGCAAGCTGCCCACCGATGTGGAGGAAAGGGATCTGATTGTTGTGGATCCCATGCTGGCCACCGGGGGATCCGCTTCGGCAGCCATTGGTTTTCTGAAGAAAAAGGGAGCGAAAAGCATCAAGCTGGTTTGCCTGATCGCCGCACCGGAGGGCATTGCCAGACTTCAGCGAGAACATGGCGATGTGGATATCTATGCAGCTGCTGTGGATGAAAGGCTGAATGACCACGGATACATCATACCCGGACTGGGGGATGCCGGAGACCGGCTGTTCGGCACGAAATAA
- a CDS encoding YwmB family TATA-box binding protein, whose amino-acid sequence MKRTISILCTALILLTGAAVPGFAAGAGPWFSKDGSVRGSDGPAPMGSPENASPSIREQVILAGGSLLQIQMSGWALVKDGSMSLPALEELAREVRETWGSVAQKAEIRSDETDSMRQVILILEQDGGRAALTFHSGDQTYLAADAVTRDVRDERKEKAVFSAMERLLKQFVSGSCVRTTYTSVLPGELDAGRMEQIAGQIFRGLDGEMEEEIRDAGWISKTGYSDRIPCALQSGGKRINLNVALRYNDYEGRTYLWLGTPVISIPY is encoded by the coding sequence ATGAAAAGAACGATTTCCATACTTTGTACAGCCCTGATTTTGTTGACAGGTGCAGCGGTGCCGGGGTTTGCCGCCGGCGCCGGTCCCTGGTTTTCGAAAGACGGATCTGTCCGGGGATCAGATGGCCCGGCCCCGATGGGTTCCCCGGAGAACGCGTCGCCGTCCATCCGGGAGCAGGTGATTCTGGCAGGAGGTTCGCTGCTTCAGATACAGATGAGCGGATGGGCCCTTGTGAAAGATGGATCGATGTCCCTGCCTGCATTGGAGGAACTGGCCCGGGAAGTCCGGGAGACCTGGGGCAGTGTGGCTCAAAAGGCGGAGATCCGGTCGGATGAGACGGATTCGATGCGCCAGGTGATTCTTATTCTGGAGCAGGACGGAGGCCGCGCTGCCCTTACTTTTCACAGCGGAGATCAGACTTACCTGGCGGCGGATGCCGTAACCCGGGATGTCCGGGACGAAAGAAAGGAGAAGGCTGTTTTTTCTGCGATGGAAAGGCTGCTGAAGCAGTTTGTATCCGGGTCCTGCGTCCGGACGACCTATACCTCGGTCCTTCCCGGAGAACTGGATGCGGGGCGTATGGAGCAGATCGCAGGGCAGATATTCCGGGGACTGGACGGAGAGATGGAGGAGGAGATCCGCGATGCCGGATGGATCAGTAAAACAGGATACAGTGACAGGATCCCCTGTGCGCTGCAATCCGGCGGAAAACGGATCAACCTCAACGTGGCACTGCGGTACAATGATTATGAGGGCAGGACCTATCTCTGGCTGGGCACGCCGGTGATCTCCATTCCATATTAG